TGATAATTCCATCAATGATAACCCAAATCTCGGAGGACAAACACCGGGCTGGCAGTAAACTCTTTATTTCAAACAACGATCTTTCTAATCATGAAACATATTTTCAAATATTGCCTGGCTGTTTCGTTGCTGGTAACGGCAATGCTGGTCAATCACTCCTGCAACAAAGTAGACGCATCAGATGAATACGGGGATTTTTTACAACCCGATCGTATCGGTCTGCTGAATACCAGCGTGAATCTGAATGTACAGGGTGAAGGAGCACAAAATATCATAGCTATTACCGGCCCCCATTCCGGTTGGACGGTCACTTCTTCCGAAAGCTGGCTCACCGTTGAAAAAGGAACAACCTCAGAAAATGGAAAAGAGGAACCGGTGGTTAAGCTCTCCGCTGCTACCAATACAGGTTATTCCAGGAAGGCCACAGTAACCATTAAACTGGAAGGAACAGAAAAAGAAGTTACCAAAACCTTTACCGTTACACAGGCTTCTGCATTGCCCGAGCCCGCAGTGAGCCTGCCGGCCACCACCTTGAATTTTACAGCAACTGCTGAAAATAAAACAGTCACCCTTACCACCAATCAAACCGAATGGACAGCAACCAGTGATGCTACCTGGTTCACTATTTCAAAAAATGGAAAAGACCTGATCATCGCCGTTACTGCCAATACCGGCAATGCACCACGCGAAGCAGTGGTGAATATCGTAGCAGGCGTAGCGCCCAATACAGCCAAGGCCACCTTGCGTGTAGTACAGGCGAAGGCCGATGATATAAACAATATCACCGTGAGCGGCATCGAGCTGGTGAGAGTGGAAGCAGGTACATTCAAAATGGGCGCCCAGAATACTGATGCTACTGCCGCCAATTATGGTGTGATCGCAACGGGTTCAGGATATGCCGCCAACCAGGGACCAATTCATAACGTGACGCTCTCTGAATTTTATATCGGAAAGTATTTGATCACACAGGCGCAGTGGGTAGATGTGATGGGCACCAATCCTTCAAAGAACATTGGCAACAACAATCCGGTGGAATATGTGAACTGGACCATGGCTGCCGATTTCGTGGCTAAGCTCAGTCTGAAGACCGGCAAAACCTTCCGCCTTCCAACAGAAGCTGAGTGGGAGTACGCAGCGAGAGGCGGTAAAAACAGCAATGGCTATGTTTTCTCCGGTGGCAATGCCAGTGCGGTGGTAGCCAATTTTGTTGCGAATACTGCTGACCGTGATAATAGTAGAACCACACCCGGCGGAACCTTCCTGCCTAATGAGCTCGGCATCTATGATATGAGCGGAAACCTCTATCAGTGGTGCAGTGATTATTTCGCAGCTTATACTGCGGATGACCAGGTGAACCCCACTGGCCCTGCTACCGGCACCAACAAGGTGATGAGGGGCGGAAGCTGGTGGCACCTGCAAACCACCGTGTATTATCGCGGCAACAATACAGTTACCTATACCGGAACCCATGCCAATGCTGGTCTTACCGGATTACGTGTTGTATATGTACCATAAAAAATGAACATGAAACACATACAATTATTGTTGATAGCCTGCATCATTGGGATGCAGGCTTTTGCGCAATTCAATTTCAACGGTATTGTGGCGCATCGTTGTGGTATTTACAATGATCCTGCTAAACCTGAGAACTCCATAGCTGCCTTGCAGGAAGCGATGAAGCTTGACTGTTATGCTGCCGAAATGGATGTGCATCTTACCAGGGATCATGTGCCCATCGTTTTGCATGATCATGATATAGAAGGACTGGACGTTGAGAAAACAGATTTCAAAGACCTCGGAAAAGT
This portion of the Pseudobacter ginsenosidimutans genome encodes:
- a CDS encoding SUMF1/EgtB/PvdO family nonheme iron enzyme, with the protein product MKHIFKYCLAVSLLVTAMLVNHSCNKVDASDEYGDFLQPDRIGLLNTSVNLNVQGEGAQNIIAITGPHSGWTVTSSESWLTVEKGTTSENGKEEPVVKLSAATNTGYSRKATVTIKLEGTEKEVTKTFTVTQASALPEPAVSLPATTLNFTATAENKTVTLTTNQTEWTATSDATWFTISKNGKDLIIAVTANTGNAPREAVVNIVAGVAPNTAKATLRVVQAKADDINNITVSGIELVRVEAGTFKMGAQNTDATAANYGVIATGSGYAANQGPIHNVTLSEFYIGKYLITQAQWVDVMGTNPSKNIGNNNPVEYVNWTMAADFVAKLSLKTGKTFRLPTEAEWEYAARGGKNSNGYVFSGGNASAVVANFVANTADRDNSRTTPGGTFLPNELGIYDMSGNLYQWCSDYFAAYTADDQVNPTGPATGTNKVMRGGSWWHLQTTVYYRGNNTVTYTGTHANAGLTGLRVVYVP